One region of Bubalus kerabau isolate K-KA32 ecotype Philippines breed swamp buffalo chromosome 6, PCC_UOA_SB_1v2, whole genome shotgun sequence genomic DNA includes:
- the UTP11 gene encoding probable U3 small nucleolar RNA-associated protein 11 isoform X2, translated as MAAAFRKAAKSRQREHRERSQPGFRKHLGLLEKKKDYKLRADDYRKKQEYLRALRKKALEKNPDEFYYKMTRVKLQDGVHVIKETKEEVTPEQLKLMRTQDIKYIEMKRVAEAKKIERLKAELHLLDFQGKQQNKHVFFFDTKKEVEQFDIATHLRTAPELVDRVFNRPTIETLQKEKVKGVNDQTRLKDKTQKVKVKKETVNSPAIYKFESRRKR; from the exons ATGGCGGCGGCATTTCGGAAGGCGGCTAAGTCCCGGCAGCGGGAACACCGAGAGCGAAGCCAG cCCGGCTTTCGAAAACATCTGGGCCtgctggagaaaaagaaagattacaAGCTTCGTGCAGA TGACTACCGGAAAAAGCAAGAATACCTCAGAGCTCTCCGGAAAAAGGCTCTGGAAAAAAATCCAGATGAATTCTACTATAAAATGACCCGGGTTAAACTCCAG GATGGAGTTCATGTTATTAAGGAGACGAAGGAAGAAGTAACTCCAGAACAGCTGAAGCTAATGAGAACTCAGGATATcaaatatatagaaatgaaaagggTTGCAGAAGCAAAG AAAATTGAAAGACTAAAAGCAGAGCTCCATCTGCTGGATTTCCAGGGGAAGCAACAgaataaacatgtttttttttttgacaccaaAAAGGAAG TTGAACAGTTTGATATTGCCACTCACCTGCGAACAGCCCCAGAACTAGTTGACAGAGTCTTTAATAGACCTACGATAGAGACCTTGcagaaggagaaagtgaaaggaGTTAACGATCAGACTCGACTTAAG gaTAAAACtcagaaggtgaaagtgaagaaagaaacgGTGAACTCCCCAGCTATTTACAAATTTGAGAGTCGTCGGAAGCGTTGA
- the UTP11 gene encoding probable U3 small nucleolar RNA-associated protein 11 isoform X1: protein MAAAFRKAAKSRQREHRERSQPGFRKHLGLLEKKKDYKLRADDYRKKQEYLRALRKKALEKNPDEFYYKMTRVKLQDGVHVIKETKEEVTPEQLKLMRTQDIKYIEMKRVAEAKKIERLKAELHLLDFQGKQQNKHVFFFDTKKEVEQFDIATHLRTAPELVDRVFNRPTIETLQKEKVKGVNDQTRLKRIAKERQKQYDCLTQRIERERKLFVIAQKIQTRKDLLDKTQKVKVKKETVNSPAIYKFESRRKR, encoded by the exons ATGGCGGCGGCATTTCGGAAGGCGGCTAAGTCCCGGCAGCGGGAACACCGAGAGCGAAGCCAG cCCGGCTTTCGAAAACATCTGGGCCtgctggagaaaaagaaagattacaAGCTTCGTGCAGA TGACTACCGGAAAAAGCAAGAATACCTCAGAGCTCTCCGGAAAAAGGCTCTGGAAAAAAATCCAGATGAATTCTACTATAAAATGACCCGGGTTAAACTCCAG GATGGAGTTCATGTTATTAAGGAGACGAAGGAAGAAGTAACTCCAGAACAGCTGAAGCTAATGAGAACTCAGGATATcaaatatatagaaatgaaaagggTTGCAGAAGCAAAG AAAATTGAAAGACTAAAAGCAGAGCTCCATCTGCTGGATTTCCAGGGGAAGCAACAgaataaacatgtttttttttttgacaccaaAAAGGAAG TTGAACAGTTTGATATTGCCACTCACCTGCGAACAGCCCCAGAACTAGTTGACAGAGTCTTTAATAGACCTACGATAGAGACCTTGcagaaggagaaagtgaaaggaGTTAACGATCAGACTCGACTTAAG CGGATAGCGAAAGAGAGGCAGAAGCAGTATGATTGCCTGACGCAGCGGATTGAGCGTGAGAGGAAATTGTTTGTTATTGCGCAGAAAATTCAGACTCGCAAAGACCTTCTG gaTAAAACtcagaaggtgaaagtgaagaaagaaacgGTGAACTCCCCAGCTATTTACAAATTTGAGAGTCGTCGGAAGCGTTGA
- the FHL3 gene encoding four and a half LIM domains protein 3: MSEAFDCAKCSESLYGRKYIQTDDGPYCVPCYDNTFANTCAECQQLIGHDSRELFYEDRHFHEGCFRCCRCQRSLADEPFTCQDSELLCNDCYCSAFSSQCSACGETVMPGSRKLEYGGQTWHEHCFLCSGCEQPLGSRSFVPDKGAHYCVPCYENKFAPRCARCSKTLTQGGVTYRDQPWHRECLVCTGCQTPLAGQQFTSREDDPYCVTCFGELFAPKCSSCKRPITGLGGGKYVSFEDRHWHHSCFSCARCSTSLVGQGFVPDGDQVLCQGCSQAGP; encoded by the exons ATGagcgaagcctttgactgtgccaAATGCAGCGAGTCCCTGTACGGGCGCAAATACATCCAGACAGACGATGGCCCCTACTGCGTGCCCTGCTATGACAACACCTTCGCCAACACGTGTGCCGAGTGCCAGCAGCTGATCGGACACGACTCACGG GagctgttctatgaagaccgccACTTCCATGAGGGCTGCTTCCGCTGCTGCCGCTGCCAGCGCTCCCTAGCCGACGAGCCCTTCACCTGCCAGGACAGCGAGCTGCTCTGTAACGACTGCTACTGCAGTGCCTTCTCCTCGCAGTGCTCCGCCTGCGGGGAGACCGTCATGCCTG GGTCCCGGAAGCTGGAGTACGGAGGCCAGACGTGGCATGAGCACTGCTTCCTGTGCAGCGGCTGTGAGCAGCCGCTGGGTTCCCGTTCCTTTGTGCCCGACAAGGGCGCTCACTACTGCGTGCCCTGCTATGAGAACAAGTTTGCTCCTCGCTGCGCCCGCTGCAGCAAG ACGCTGACGCAGGGTGGCGTGACATACCGTGACCAGCCCTGGCATCGAGAATGCCTGGTCTGCACTGGGTGCCAGACGCCCCTGGCAGGGCAGCAGTTCACCTCCCGAGAGGACGATCCCTACTGTGTGACCTGTTTTGGAGAACTCTTTGCACCAAAGTGCAGCAGCTGCAAGCGCCCCATCACAG GACTCGGTGGAGGCAAGTATGTGTCCTTCGAAGACCGCCACTGGCACCACAGCTGCTTCTCCTGCGCCCGCTGCTCCACCTCCCTGGTGGGTCAGGGCTTCGTGCCGGACGGAGACCAAGTGCTGTGTCAGGGCTGCAGCCAGGCAGGGCCCTGA